One region of Pogona vitticeps strain Pit_001003342236 chromosome 1, PviZW2.1, whole genome shotgun sequence genomic DNA includes:
- the GCA gene encoding grancalcin isoform X1: MISMLDRENTGKMGYNEFKELWAALNAWKQNFMMIDQDRSGTVELHELTQVIVAMGYRLSPQTLIAIVKRYSKNGKIFFDDYVACCVKLRALTDFFRRRDSMQQGVVNLVYDDFLQCTMAI, translated from the exons AGAGAGAACACTGGGAAAATGGGATACAATGAATTTAAGGAACTGTGGGCCGCTCTCAATGCTTGGAAGCAGAATTTCATGATGATTGATCAAGACCGAAGTGGAACTGTGGAACTTCATGAATTGACTCAAGTCATTGTCGCTATGG GTTATAGGCTAAGCCCACAGACATTAATTGCTATTGTGAAACGTTACAGCaagaatgggaaaatattttttgatGACTACGTGGCTTGCTGTGTGAAGCTTCGAGCTTTGACAG actTCTTCAGAAGAAGAGACAGCATGCAACAGGGCGTTGTGAATCTTGTCTATGATGAT TTCCTGCAGTGCACCATGGCTATCTGA